A genomic region of Pseudomonas sp. KU43P contains the following coding sequences:
- a CDS encoding divergent polysaccharide deacetylase family protein, whose translation MRFLLFTLFCLLAGTAHAAPAKAYMSIIIDDLGQSADRDSRTLALPGPVTMAIMPDTPHASEFARQAHRAGKTVILHMPMDPATGPYAWHPGTPLPELASRLQAALAKVPYAAGINNHMGSRMTAQREPMAWLMGELQQRHLFFVDSRTSAATVAAAEAQRIGLAHVSRDVFLDDVRTPEAIADQLRRGMELAHRQGSAVLIGHPYPQTLAVLEQALPRLSSQGITLIGLKQMIAERSNQAMPGHGRHGIYSNR comes from the coding sequence ATGCGTTTTCTGCTGTTCACGCTGTTCTGCCTGTTGGCTGGCACCGCACATGCGGCGCCAGCCAAGGCCTACATGAGCATCATCATCGACGACCTGGGCCAAAGCGCTGACCGCGACAGCCGCACCCTGGCGCTGCCCGGCCCGGTAACCATGGCAATCATGCCCGATACCCCGCATGCCAGCGAATTCGCCCGCCAGGCACACAGGGCGGGCAAGACGGTGATCCTGCACATGCCGATGGACCCGGCCACCGGCCCCTATGCCTGGCACCCCGGCACGCCATTGCCCGAGTTGGCCAGCCGGCTCCAGGCGGCCCTGGCCAAAGTCCCCTATGCCGCCGGCATCAACAACCACATGGGCAGCCGCATGACCGCCCAACGTGAACCGATGGCCTGGCTGATGGGCGAGTTGCAGCAGCGCCACCTGTTCTTCGTCGACAGCCGCACCAGCGCTGCCACCGTGGCCGCCGCCGAAGCCCAGCGCATCGGCCTGGCGCATGTGTCTCGTGACGTATTTCTCGATGACGTGCGCACGCCCGAGGCGATTGCCGATCAGCTTCGCCGAGGCATGGAACTGGCACATCGCCAAGGTTCGGCGGTATTGATCGGCCACCCCTACCCACAGACGTTGGCAGTACTGGAACAAGCGTTGCCCCGGCTTTCCAGCCAGGGCATCACCCTGATCGGCCTCAAGCAAATGATCGCCGAGCGCAGCAATCAGGCCATGCCTGGGCATGGAAGGCATGGTATTTACAGCAACCGCTGA
- a CDS encoding dermonecrotic toxin domain-containing protein: MANPTTSIFDFKYDVAAQFADRPTLRQVASEQLLSVLIKELPWLAFVTPRLTTADPLILDSPVAGADHWTTAPLVEVVLQAMLDGVTLDLEASGGRSHNLGLASTHRFPGSNSELDTRRLMGISPALNTLIAQLPGHYHQAQVNYWRGQSRSSGKSRDQWLQSLMKMAMISNLPLQNLDEQQQACIRGLLRGGSEQPSVFVVQVTLSWGEQVFTEVQSGLLVTGNWDEREVILWCSPSSQILAFDSMDDFAGALRDQLALRYHFSAISWERYELEGNAFSQWVALLLDGMLERIGQLRLKGLTLEAFEGLYETLSDPAQWWIAGYFIDPSARATVPPGIGAAKPIDSFSYQDALLDLALDQADAGGKSALDGILDLHSYARRALREQLLKDYPAEANYLPDEVIVHLDIAQGIPGGAGAGTGGGEPLVSAGTKTLTEFAIANLSALDGVIITRISHSKDQLIMPWLDAKYIKALVGRVDIGGRYPRYVADAFDDPQGRVERCQLFAREWRQSLRFSALQAKLEGRITEAGLQCVVDLCKGNFEALQDGGLMPLSFKRSSTSTRHDLVQGMYLLFSTEPSVVLLYRPLYPADSLRQFSSFDDVIAQIRLPGALQESILTWMNPDAGSVYEHGGFAEPHIIHIGQDPYQLPDKPEPAQLDLQLWQKETDERLYVANRNLLIELADRESTSNAQSRWAILGKGAWLLFHTVSLLARGPVAAAAWLVQEASSLQSEGATHGDEFERESAIVDLIVNLGMTLLHARLPGVTSAQGQALPSATAFDGPLAQDGGFASAWVVPEQGKVGIPGPLKLPGAVELDFSWRGNQGFNWLAPFQREALRAMRSNIVLEGLKPSPSGVYEQDGQQYISLLGEVFAVEETEEGVQIVDAAGQSGPWLVREQGGWRIDTRLRLMGGAPKVRLGQQYKRLEARANSLTAEANEVMGTFDILSGEVIEMETKIEQLGALKAAEHGRRQKATQDKDETFDMKGSDKIMDAYEKRIAELDLAQDAKRLQTVTQGERLVALDREQCEILQSMLEPKYGNYRETGFERTLQVKWDSLMAGVIRHSEFILEDLQYLVNFPRMRELAAQFDGGVTPQLHGQYRAFRSELENAVAIQERMLVAQGGLDQVLVQVPDTFDISMGNAPRSVGQLIAGRLFTTVDLRFHHVMNLADLALHLDGGSPKLIRYREALASDALRSAGTAHGESLMANLSVADRISILQEAWDAYAAAIIDALHLERTGGKLVEVSKLERYRKHLQLLKEDAGRLLMDALAEQDGLQEGRKRVPYPRSSAPQRAIRNRDGLLVIATQAGAGLEVQDPISKESLQIFDLKDGEYVQREDDLPEPVYEGATEADSLIQALLEDNKDVLAIAEDYVRDDANGQVLDRLLQRQIKRLRETMKNLTKDGADAQQIGLLDTEVTSMQARQVLLLTELYSKTRYPTAHGLRFLHDQGLIKVDYIRRDTSVATSPFDEFRITRLNASGAANGRAIWAAHFHLEGQASNLDAFTYAHLKLWSQRYLGRQYEAASGNRVHRGRLTAEDIQGIIPLT; this comes from the coding sequence ATGGCAAACCCCACTACCTCCATTTTCGATTTCAAGTATGACGTCGCAGCGCAGTTCGCTGACCGACCGACGTTGCGTCAAGTTGCGAGCGAGCAGCTCTTGTCGGTGCTGATCAAGGAACTGCCTTGGCTTGCATTCGTGACGCCTCGGCTCACAACGGCGGATCCGTTGATCCTCGACAGCCCTGTAGCGGGTGCCGACCACTGGACTACCGCGCCGTTGGTGGAAGTGGTGCTGCAGGCGATGCTCGACGGCGTGACCCTCGATCTGGAAGCCAGCGGTGGGCGCAGTCACAACCTTGGCTTGGCCAGTACCCACCGTTTCCCCGGCTCGAACAGCGAGCTGGACACCCGCAGGCTGATGGGCATTTCGCCAGCCCTGAATACACTGATCGCACAATTGCCAGGCCATTACCATCAGGCTCAGGTGAACTATTGGCGTGGTCAGTCGCGCTCGAGCGGCAAGAGCCGTGATCAATGGCTGCAATCGCTGATGAAGATGGCGATGATCAGCAACCTGCCTTTGCAAAACCTGGATGAACAACAGCAAGCGTGCATTCGCGGGCTGCTCCGTGGCGGCAGCGAACAGCCTTCAGTATTCGTTGTGCAGGTGACGCTGAGCTGGGGTGAGCAGGTGTTTACCGAGGTACAGTCTGGATTGCTGGTAACTGGCAATTGGGACGAGCGTGAAGTCATTCTCTGGTGCTCGCCCTCCAGCCAGATTCTGGCTTTCGATTCTATGGACGATTTCGCCGGCGCGTTACGTGATCAACTTGCCCTTCGCTACCATTTCAGTGCCATAAGCTGGGAGCGATACGAACTTGAAGGCAATGCTTTCTCCCAGTGGGTCGCATTGCTGCTTGACGGTATGCTCGAACGTATTGGCCAGTTGCGCCTGAAGGGGCTGACGCTCGAGGCGTTCGAGGGGTTGTACGAAACCTTGAGCGACCCTGCCCAATGGTGGATCGCCGGCTATTTCATTGATCCCTCTGCCAGGGCAACCGTGCCGCCCGGGATTGGCGCGGCAAAGCCGATCGACAGTTTTTCCTATCAAGATGCGCTACTCGATTTGGCGCTGGATCAGGCTGACGCAGGCGGAAAGTCTGCGTTAGACGGCATCCTTGACCTGCACAGCTATGCTCGCCGCGCGCTGCGCGAGCAATTATTGAAGGATTATCCGGCAGAGGCCAACTATCTTCCCGACGAGGTGATCGTGCACCTTGATATCGCCCAGGGCATTCCGGGTGGCGCCGGCGCCGGAACCGGTGGGGGTGAGCCGTTGGTGTCGGCAGGCACGAAAACCCTGACCGAATTCGCGATCGCCAACCTGAGCGCCCTTGACGGCGTAATCATCACGCGAATCAGCCATTCCAAGGATCAGTTGATCATGCCTTGGCTGGACGCCAAATACATCAAGGCATTGGTGGGTCGGGTCGATATCGGTGGCCGTTACCCACGCTACGTCGCTGATGCCTTCGATGATCCGCAGGGGCGCGTTGAGCGCTGCCAGCTCTTTGCCCGGGAATGGCGGCAGTCGCTACGTTTCAGCGCCTTGCAGGCAAAACTCGAGGGGAGGATTACCGAAGCCGGTCTGCAATGTGTGGTTGACCTGTGCAAAGGCAACTTCGAGGCGCTCCAGGACGGTGGGCTGATGCCACTTTCTTTCAAGCGCTCGTCGACCAGTACCCGGCATGATCTGGTCCAAGGTATGTACCTTTTGTTTTCCACCGAACCTTCAGTCGTATTGTTGTATCGCCCCCTCTATCCGGCAGATTCTTTGCGGCAGTTTTCCAGTTTCGATGACGTAATAGCGCAGATCCGCCTACCTGGCGCACTGCAGGAGAGCATCCTGACCTGGATGAATCCGGATGCGGGTTCAGTGTATGAGCATGGTGGTTTTGCCGAACCTCATATCATCCACATAGGGCAGGATCCGTATCAGTTACCTGACAAGCCTGAGCCCGCGCAGCTCGACCTGCAGTTGTGGCAGAAGGAGACGGACGAGCGCCTGTATGTGGCAAATCGGAATCTATTGATCGAGCTGGCTGACCGGGAGAGTACATCGAATGCCCAGAGTCGCTGGGCAATTCTCGGTAAAGGTGCCTGGCTGTTGTTCCACACGGTCTCGCTGTTGGCAAGAGGCCCGGTTGCCGCAGCGGCATGGCTGGTGCAGGAGGCAAGCAGCTTGCAGAGCGAGGGTGCGACGCATGGCGATGAGTTCGAGCGGGAGTCAGCCATTGTCGACCTGATTGTCAACCTGGGCATGACGCTGTTGCATGCGCGTTTGCCTGGTGTGACAAGCGCCCAGGGACAAGCTTTGCCTAGCGCCACCGCCTTCGATGGGCCGCTGGCCCAGGACGGTGGCTTTGCCTCTGCTTGGGTCGTTCCGGAGCAGGGCAAGGTGGGGATCCCGGGGCCGCTCAAGCTGCCTGGCGCTGTCGAACTCGACTTCAGCTGGCGCGGCAATCAAGGCTTCAATTGGCTTGCCCCGTTTCAGCGCGAGGCTTTGCGGGCGATGCGCTCGAACATCGTTCTGGAGGGGCTGAAGCCTTCGCCATCCGGTGTGTATGAGCAGGACGGGCAGCAGTACATCAGCCTGCTTGGTGAAGTGTTTGCCGTGGAAGAAACGGAGGAAGGTGTCCAGATAGTCGATGCCGCCGGGCAGTCGGGGCCTTGGCTTGTTCGTGAGCAGGGGGGCTGGCGGATCGACACCCGTCTGCGTCTGATGGGCGGGGCGCCCAAAGTGCGTCTGGGGCAACAGTACAAGAGGCTGGAAGCGCGTGCGAACAGCTTGACCGCTGAGGCTAATGAAGTGATGGGCACGTTCGACATCCTCAGCGGTGAGGTCATCGAGATGGAAACGAAGATCGAACAGCTGGGCGCGCTCAAGGCTGCGGAACACGGCAGGCGGCAGAAGGCCACGCAGGACAAGGATGAAACGTTCGACATGAAGGGTTCGGACAAGATCATGGACGCCTACGAAAAGCGTATCGCTGAACTTGATCTCGCGCAGGATGCCAAACGCCTGCAGACGGTAACCCAAGGCGAACGCCTGGTGGCCCTGGATCGCGAACAATGCGAGATCCTGCAGTCGATGCTCGAGCCCAAGTATGGGAACTACCGCGAAACCGGATTCGAAAGGACGTTGCAGGTAAAGTGGGACTCGCTCATGGCTGGCGTGATACGTCACAGCGAATTCATCCTCGAAGACCTGCAATACCTGGTGAACTTTCCCCGAATGCGAGAGCTGGCAGCTCAGTTCGATGGCGGCGTCACTCCACAGCTGCATGGGCAATACCGGGCTTTTCGCAGTGAGCTTGAAAACGCGGTGGCGATTCAAGAGCGAATGCTGGTCGCCCAGGGCGGGTTGGATCAAGTGCTGGTGCAAGTACCGGACACGTTCGATATCAGCATGGGAAACGCGCCTCGTAGCGTAGGCCAGTTGATTGCCGGGCGCCTTTTCACCACCGTCGACCTGCGTTTTCACCATGTCATGAACCTGGCTGATCTTGCGTTGCACCTGGACGGCGGTTCCCCAAAATTGATCAGGTATCGGGAAGCGCTTGCCAGCGATGCTCTGAGGAGCGCCGGCACGGCCCATGGTGAGTCGCTGATGGCGAACTTGAGCGTGGCCGATCGGATCAGCATCCTCCAGGAGGCTTGGGACGCCTATGCGGCCGCGATCATCGACGCGCTGCACCTGGAGCGGACAGGTGGCAAGTTGGTCGAGGTTTCCAAGCTCGAGCGCTACCGCAAGCATCTGCAATTGCTCAAGGAAGACGCCGGCAGGCTTCTAATGGATGCGCTTGCAGAGCAGGACGGACTGCAAGAGGGCCGCAAGAGGGTGCCCTATCCCAGAAGCAGCGCGCCGCAGCGGGCGATTCGCAACCGTGACGGTTTGCTCGTGATCGCCACCCAAGCCGGGGCTGGGTTGGAAGTCCAAGACCCTATCAGCAAGGAAAGCCTGCAGATTTTCGATTTGAAGGATGGCGAATATGTCCAGCGTGAGGATGATTTGCCTGAGCCCGTGTACGAGGGAGCCACTGAGGCTGACTCGCTGATCCAGGCCCTGCTCGAAGATAACAAAGACGTGTTGGCGATCGCCGAAGACTATGTCAGAGATGACGCGAACGGCCAGGTGCTCGATCGTCTGTTACAGCGGCAGATCAAACGCTTGCGCGAAACCATGAAGAACCTGACCAAGGACGGCGCGGATGCGCAGCAAATCGGCCTGCTGGACACCGAAGTCACCAGCATGCAAGCCCGGCAGGTTCTTCTGCTGACTGAGTTGTACAGCAAGACCCGCTATCCGACTGCGCATGGCTTGCGCTTCCTGCACGACCAAGGCTTGATCAAGGTCGACTACATCCGGCGAGACACATCGGTCGCGACCAGTCCTTTCGATGAGTTCAGGATTACCCGCCTCAACGCTTCTGGCGCCGCAAACGGGCGCGCCATCTGGGCGGCTCACTTTCACTTGGAAGGCCAGGCTTCGAACCTCGATGCCTTCACGTATGCGCACCTGAAGCTCTGGAGCCAGCGCTATCTGGGCAGACAGTACGAAGCGGCCAGTGGCAACCGGGTGCACCGTGGGCGCCTGACCGCCGAGGATATACAGGGCATCATTCCCCTGACCTGA
- a CDS encoding dermonecrotic toxin domain-containing protein — MSHPITPQVDIRSGVRAMFASRPTLRQVVDLQLVKLIREHSPSVVRHLPSLNSAGALLLLAPNAPARPLADIVLQAMLDGTPLDFSSVEGGGYSLKAGPAEEVVLEPKVLAASLNQLLPLLPEHFYQAQIAFWNGRGEDIDRDLWLQQMLRASLFDGMRTANLEPNARSCLQDVLLSRLAGITVQAVRVNLNAGPTKYSEILPDLLITTSDEVSRIILACTPAGEIRHFESLEQWAAALQRRMGRRFVFDSMSWDLFTGDGDAFALQSALLLESLLADVARLRRSRIATVAQLEQLYAQASEPARFFASFASEARAMPPLRFPSKLTMAEQQVRTAFAQGLIDLTVLQSMFKPGDDQLLVEDLHDYTSRRLREEMLNDHPVDANYFSDDLLLTIDTFANDLHDMGIGQKIESKTITLTELAIARLMATDAGVITHIGHRENQLIMDWMNTRYVRELVSRIDIGRTYPLHVKGLLDDEALRGQRIATFAGHWRLTLLFDALRARVVNQLDQASYHALGRFCRQGADDGAGVRIAPLAFKRSVTSHLVECVHGMYVIELRDVPALLLYCPLLPNSLYQFEDAEALLAAIREPGRLQHAVLVWLDQSMRPIYDNGGFEEPHLPNMSLDPFSPSEKPGPAVLQLDYWGEALDTYLFKARQSLLLEIADRSAVSNSQERWGLIGKFAWSLFHVVTPVLPGPLATVIWLYAGIEQVISDVQVLSEGGEQALEAIVDVLSSSLMALVQLQVPTVSPVAGKGPSLQPWLDALPGADSPAVRPLPAPASGETASLIELQAKADTVLDFSWRGVGGINGLSPSQRGRLRQLSAKVSLAGLVPVHPSRGASLYQQGERFYAELEGDVYEVGIEDEDVRIIGKDQNAGPALVGENGVWRIKTGLFGGSGRGAKERLSRKLEQHVTGPLKALQRHVEAIKQREAGYETLSSELNELHASLRKLQALLEQEPPLQAVERERFDKLQTLYREKQAQLEERILSKRRERLELVKQLESDHLGAEQALVSLRDNPNYIPTPSRAKSERETLVGLRQNLIAYEMIIIDETVSIGSFGQYGPAMDAYNAAPEPQKAALLARARGLLEVAVKDLPTMIDASTKLDRLIALSDGQLLIPYVGSRIALDELIPKRQRSTVALCYIQAMHLAELALQMHRVSHEQFLGFRDAVAGKRLRTAASAHDLSVYLDLPVAQRIELLQTAWDEYLAAWLNVERLKGLSKQVLAVDWLLAYQLQVQQLKTLAGDALVAAMREQTTGQALVPARALHARKVLQVAHTRDGQIVIGVEETVEGQAQLQVHDPLGSEILHRFNREHGVWVEEVSVEEAQSQDVSPEPDAATAVIAQELLQGNGKVIERAESMADEDADEGVLTDTLNGQISDLEHFARLLDAHSERAGLVNELRDSAEALRRKRVELLQKLYTRTAYPSARGLRFLHEQGLITVEYVGPRQQDSNGYMDEYKISLKTKPGSKGRPLWAAHFHFSDAQAAPTDFEKGHLKLWRQRLQGYKDQMIAAQSGEVLRIYRGNLTLAQASGIIPFHGLG, encoded by the coding sequence ATGAGTCACCCCATCACCCCGCAGGTGGACATTCGCAGCGGTGTCCGGGCCATGTTCGCCAGCCGCCCGACGTTGCGTCAGGTGGTCGATCTGCAACTTGTGAAACTGATCCGGGAACACTCCCCGTCGGTCGTCAGGCATCTGCCTTCGTTGAACTCGGCCGGGGCGTTGTTGCTGCTTGCGCCGAACGCACCTGCACGTCCCTTGGCGGATATCGTGCTGCAAGCCATGCTCGATGGCACGCCGCTGGACTTTTCTAGCGTCGAAGGTGGTGGCTACAGCTTGAAGGCTGGGCCGGCTGAGGAGGTCGTTCTCGAACCGAAGGTACTTGCCGCCAGCCTCAATCAATTACTGCCATTGCTGCCCGAGCATTTTTACCAGGCGCAGATTGCCTTCTGGAATGGTCGCGGCGAAGACATCGACCGAGACCTCTGGCTGCAGCAGATGTTGCGTGCAAGCCTGTTCGATGGCATGCGAACAGCCAACCTGGAGCCCAACGCGCGCAGCTGCCTGCAGGATGTATTGTTGAGCAGGCTGGCGGGTATCACCGTGCAGGCCGTGCGCGTGAATTTGAATGCAGGGCCAACGAAGTACAGCGAGATCCTCCCTGATTTGCTGATCACCACCAGTGACGAAGTGAGCAGGATTATTCTGGCCTGCACACCGGCCGGTGAGATTCGCCATTTCGAGTCCTTGGAGCAATGGGCGGCGGCCTTGCAGCGGCGGATGGGCCGGCGCTTTGTCTTCGACAGCATGAGCTGGGACCTATTCACCGGTGATGGTGATGCGTTCGCGCTGCAGAGTGCATTGTTGCTGGAAAGCCTGCTGGCAGATGTCGCACGGCTGCGGCGCAGCCGGATAGCTACGGTTGCGCAGTTGGAGCAGCTTTATGCCCAGGCCAGCGAGCCCGCACGGTTTTTTGCATCGTTTGCCTCCGAGGCCAGGGCAATGCCACCCTTGCGCTTTCCAAGCAAGCTCACGATGGCTGAGCAGCAAGTACGAACAGCCTTTGCCCAGGGCTTGATCGACCTTACTGTGCTGCAGTCGATGTTCAAGCCTGGTGACGACCAGCTGCTTGTCGAGGACCTGCACGACTACACCTCGCGTCGCCTGCGCGAAGAGATGCTTAACGATCATCCGGTGGATGCCAACTATTTTTCCGACGATCTGCTGCTGACGATCGATACGTTCGCCAACGATCTGCATGACATGGGTATTGGTCAAAAGATCGAAAGCAAGACTATCACCTTGACCGAATTGGCCATCGCTCGGCTGATGGCGACCGATGCCGGTGTCATCACCCACATCGGGCACCGTGAAAATCAATTGATCATGGATTGGATGAACACGCGCTACGTGCGCGAATTGGTGAGCCGGATCGACATCGGCCGTACTTACCCGCTTCATGTCAAAGGGTTGCTGGATGACGAAGCGCTACGTGGGCAGCGCATCGCCACTTTCGCCGGTCACTGGCGGTTGACGCTACTGTTCGATGCTCTGCGCGCGCGGGTGGTCAATCAGCTCGATCAGGCCTCCTATCACGCGCTCGGGCGCTTCTGCCGGCAGGGTGCTGACGACGGTGCCGGCGTCAGGATCGCCCCCTTGGCTTTCAAGCGTTCAGTGACCTCCCACTTGGTTGAGTGTGTGCACGGCATGTATGTGATCGAACTGCGTGATGTGCCGGCTTTATTGCTGTATTGCCCGCTGTTGCCGAACAGCCTCTACCAGTTCGAGGATGCCGAAGCCTTGCTGGCCGCCATCCGAGAGCCCGGCAGACTTCAGCATGCGGTGCTGGTGTGGCTTGACCAGTCAATGCGGCCGATTTACGACAATGGTGGTTTCGAGGAACCGCATCTACCGAACATGTCCCTCGACCCGTTCAGCCCTTCGGAAAAGCCTGGACCCGCAGTGCTGCAACTCGATTATTGGGGTGAGGCGCTGGACACATACCTATTCAAGGCTCGGCAGTCGCTGTTGCTCGAGATCGCCGATCGCAGCGCCGTGAGTAACAGCCAGGAACGCTGGGGGCTGATTGGCAAATTTGCATGGAGCCTGTTCCACGTAGTCACGCCTGTATTGCCGGGGCCGTTGGCAACGGTGATCTGGTTGTATGCCGGTATCGAGCAGGTGATCAGCGATGTGCAAGTCTTGAGTGAAGGCGGTGAACAGGCGCTTGAGGCGATCGTCGATGTGCTGAGCAGCAGTCTGATGGCTTTGGTTCAACTGCAAGTACCGACCGTAAGCCCTGTTGCAGGAAAGGGGCCGTCTCTGCAGCCCTGGCTGGATGCTTTGCCAGGCGCCGACAGCCCGGCTGTGCGCCCGCTGCCAGCGCCTGCGTCGGGTGAAACCGCATCACTGATCGAGCTGCAGGCCAAGGCCGATACGGTGCTGGACTTTTCCTGGCGCGGGGTAGGCGGAATCAATGGACTGTCGCCCTCTCAGCGCGGCCGGTTGCGCCAACTCAGCGCGAAGGTTTCACTCGCCGGCCTGGTGCCTGTGCACCCAAGCCGTGGGGCGAGTTTGTATCAGCAAGGGGAGCGTTTCTATGCGGAGCTTGAGGGCGATGTGTACGAAGTGGGGATCGAGGACGAAGACGTGCGCATTATCGGCAAAGACCAGAATGCCGGCCCGGCACTGGTAGGCGAAAACGGCGTCTGGCGAATCAAGACCGGGTTGTTCGGCGGCAGTGGCAGGGGCGCGAAAGAGCGTTTGAGTCGCAAGCTTGAGCAGCACGTCACCGGCCCGCTCAAGGCTTTGCAGCGTCACGTAGAGGCCATCAAGCAACGGGAAGCGGGCTATGAAACGCTTTCCAGCGAGTTGAATGAACTACATGCTTCGCTGAGAAAGCTTCAGGCTCTGCTTGAGCAGGAACCACCCCTGCAGGCTGTCGAGCGCGAGCGTTTCGACAAGCTCCAGACGCTTTACCGCGAAAAGCAGGCGCAACTTGAAGAGCGCATTCTGAGCAAGCGCCGTGAGCGGCTGGAACTGGTGAAGCAACTGGAAAGCGATCACCTCGGCGCTGAGCAGGCCTTGGTGTCGTTGCGCGATAACCCCAACTACATCCCGACGCCATCGCGGGCTAAAAGCGAACGCGAAACCTTGGTAGGACTGCGACAGAATCTGATCGCCTATGAAATGATCATCATCGACGAGACAGTGAGCATTGGAAGCTTCGGGCAGTATGGGCCGGCAATGGACGCGTACAATGCCGCACCTGAGCCGCAGAAGGCCGCGTTGCTTGCGCGCGCGCGAGGCTTGCTCGAGGTTGCGGTCAAGGACTTGCCAACCATGATCGATGCCTCCACGAAGCTCGACCGTTTGATCGCACTCAGTGATGGGCAGCTGCTGATCCCTTATGTCGGGAGCAGAATTGCGCTCGATGAACTCATCCCTAAAAGGCAAAGGTCGACCGTCGCACTCTGCTATATACAGGCGATGCACCTTGCCGAACTCGCCCTGCAGATGCACAGGGTCAGCCACGAGCAGTTCCTCGGTTTTCGCGACGCGGTCGCTGGCAAGCGCTTGCGTACGGCGGCCAGTGCGCACGATTTGTCGGTTTACCTCGATCTGCCGGTAGCTCAAAGGATCGAGTTATTACAAACGGCATGGGACGAATACCTCGCGGCCTGGCTCAATGTCGAAAGGCTCAAAGGCTTGAGCAAGCAGGTGCTCGCTGTCGATTGGCTACTGGCCTATCAGCTCCAGGTGCAGCAATTGAAAACACTGGCGGGTGATGCCCTGGTCGCAGCCATGCGTGAACAGACCACTGGGCAGGCTCTGGTACCGGCACGAGCGCTGCATGCACGCAAGGTATTGCAGGTGGCCCACACGCGGGATGGGCAGATTGTCATCGGTGTCGAGGAGACAGTAGAGGGGCAGGCGCAGTTGCAGGTCCACGACCCGCTGGGTAGCGAGATCCTCCATAGGTTCAACCGCGAGCACGGAGTATGGGTGGAAGAGGTTTCGGTTGAAGAAGCCCAGTCACAGGATGTGTCGCCAGAGCCCGATGCGGCCACCGCAGTGATTGCCCAAGAACTCTTGCAGGGTAATGGCAAGGTTATTGAACGCGCTGAAAGCATGGCTGACGAAGATGCGGACGAAGGCGTGTTGACCGACACGCTCAACGGGCAGATCAGCGACCTTGAACATTTCGCCAGGCTGCTCGACGCTCACAGCGAAAGGGCAGGGCTGGTAAATGAGTTGCGCGACAGCGCTGAGGCACTGCGTCGCAAACGGGTCGAACTGCTGCAAAAACTCTACACGCGCACTGCCTACCCCAGCGCACGAGGGCTGCGCTTCCTGCATGAGCAAGGCCTGATCACGGTCGAGTACGTGGGGCCGCGCCAGCAAGACTCGAACGGTTACATGGACGAATACAAAATCAGCCTGAAGACCAAGCCTGGCAGCAAAGGCCGGCCGTTATGGGCGGCGCATTTCCATTTTTCCGACGCCCAAGCAGCCCCTACGGACTTCGAAAAAGGCCACCTGAAGCTATGGCGTCAGCGCTTGCAAGGATACAAGGACCAGATGATCGCGGCGCAATCGGGGGAAGTGCTGAGGATCTACCGTGGCAACCTTACGCTGGCCCAGGCTAGCGGCATCATCCCCTTCCATGGGTTGGGATGA